The genomic DNA TTAAATTGGGTGATCGTGTCCCTGCTGACGCGAAAGTAATTACAAGTACTAATTTCTTTGTTGACGAATCATTTTTGACTGGAGAAAGTGAACCGAGTGAAAAAGACGCTTCTTATCAACCTACTGATAATGAAGGATTGAGTGATCGTAAAGATCTAGTATTTTCTGGTGCATTAGTCGTGACAGGTAAAGCGACAGTCTTAGTTGAAAAAACTGGCAATGCTACAGAAATCGGAAAAATCTCTCATTTGATCACGAATGAAGGAACGCTTGTCGCACCACTGCAAATCAAAATGCAAAGACTGGGTAAAGTGCTAGGGCTAGTCGCAATCACTGCTGGTTTCTTGGCAATTGTAATTGGTTTAGTAAAAGGTTTGAGCCTAGAATCAAGTATCATGACTGCAATTTCAATGGCAGTTGCAGCAATACCAGAAGTATTACCTGTTGTCGTAACCATTTCTCTAGCTGTAGGTATGGGGAATATGGCAGTTAAGAAAACCATTGTTCGGACACCATCAACGGTTGAAACAGTAGGTGGCGTTTCTGTGATTTGCTCAGATAAAACCGGTACGATCACTGAAAACAAAATGTCTGTGAAAAAAATCGCTCCATTAATAGAAATACCTACTCTTTTAGACTTCACTAAAGACAAGGAAAAAAATCTACTTTTGCTGTTTTATCTTGCGAGTGGTTTTTTTGAGAACGAAGGAGGGGGCAATCCAACGGAATTAGCGATTCAAAAAGCTGTAAATAATCGCTTTTCAGAGAAGGAATTACAGGAACATCTTTCAGATTTGGAAAAAATCAAAGAGTTGCCCTTTGATTCAAAAAGAAAACGTATGACTGTCGTCTATCGTATGGGTCAAGAATATTTTTCAGTCACAAAAGGAGCATTCGATCGACTACACTTGGTGAATCTAAACGAAGATTATCAAGCAGAACATGATCAACTTGCTGATCAAGCGTACCGTGTATTAGGGGTAGCTTACAAGGTATTCCAACAATCAATCGAAGAACTATCAGAGGAAAAATTAGAGGAGGAGCTGACATTTGCCGGCTTTATCGGCATCATTGATCCAGCGAGAAAAGAAGCAGCAAAAGCGGTGGAAGTAGCCAAAAAAGCAGGAATTAAAACCGTTATGATCACTGGCGATCATTTATTAACAGCTTCACGTATTGCTAAAGAAGTAGGGATAATGGGAGAAGGAGACCGGGCAATGACAGGGGCAGAACTGAAAAGAATGAGTGATAAACAGTTAGCCGAAACGATCGATATGTATCGAGTGTTTGCTCGAACGTCACCTGAGGACAAGATACGAATCGTTAAAGCTTTTCAACAAAATGACGAAATCGTCGCCATGACGGGGGACGGAGTGAACGACGCTCCGGCATTAAAAGCAGCGGACGTCGGCATTGCTATGGGGAGTGGAACGGAAGTGGCGAAGGAAGCTTCTGACATGGTTTTAGTAGATGATCATTTTGCAACGATCGTCCAAGCGATAGAAGAGGGGCGAAGAGTGTATCAAAATATCCGTAAATCTCTATATGCCATGTTAGGTTGTAATATTTCAGCTTTAACGATCGTATTGATTTCTCTGATCTTAGGTTGGGGCGCGCCAGTCACAGCAATCCAATTGTTGATCATCAAAGTAGTCGCAGATGGCATCCCTGGTTTTAGTTTAAGTGTCGAACCTGCAGAGGAAAAAAATATGGAAAAACAACCGATCCATAAATACGACAGTATTTTTTCACAAGGATTGACCTTTAAGATCCTTGAAATCTCTGTTGTGTTTACCGTCGTAACATTATTGGCTATAGTTATTGG from Enterococcus mundtii includes the following:
- a CDS encoding cation-translocating P-type ATPase, producing the protein MKIENLQTDRQKGLTEQEANDRLEYYGVNSIDTQSTKSFIVYFKEAMKDVSILILLVATGLSTFIAYQTHPDDFTEPIVIFSIVLLNLYLSIRQQKSAEKSMDQLKKMSTPSSRVLRESSVKEINSSEIVPGDIVQLKLGDRVPADAKVITSTNFFVDESFLTGESEPSEKDASYQPTDNEGLSDRKDLVFSGALVVTGKATVLVEKTGNATEIGKISHLITNEGTLVAPLQIKMQRLGKVLGLVAITAGFLAIVIGLVKGLSLESSIMTAISMAVAAIPEVLPVVVTISLAVGMGNMAVKKTIVRTPSTVETVGGVSVICSDKTGTITENKMSVKKIAPLIEIPTLLDFTKDKEKNLLLLFYLASGFFENEGGGNPTELAIQKAVNNRFSEKELQEHLSDLEKIKELPFDSKRKRMTVVYRMGQEYFSVTKGAFDRLHLVNLNEDYQAEHDQLADQAYRVLGVAYKVFQQSIEELSEEKLEEELTFAGFIGIIDPARKEAAKAVEVAKKAGIKTVMITGDHLLTASRIAKEVGIMGEGDRAMTGAELKRMSDKQLAETIDMYRVFARTSPEDKIRIVKAFQQNDEIVAMTGDGVNDAPALKAADVGIAMGSGTEVAKEASDMVLVDDHFATIVQAIEEGRRVYQNIRKSLYAMLGCNISALTIVLISLILGWGAPVTAIQLLIIKVVADGIPGFSLSVEPAEEKNMEKQPIHKYDSIFSQGLTFKILEISVVFTVVTLLAIVIGRTQSVAIAETMTFIVLGLSTISHMYNCRSEVSILRLKFLGNPLLVLTTAIGALIIVLLVTIPLTQHIFGFVTIGLSNWLWVLGLSFIPVAYIEVKKWTHLF